Below is a window of Mucilaginibacter ginkgonis DNA.
TCGACCGTAGTTTTTTTGCCATTAACCCAAACTTTTTTCTGGATCAGCCTTATGCCATGGCTGTAATCGGCCCAGGTGTTTAAATGCCTGGCATATAAAGGCTGAATTGCTTTTCCATTGCTGATTCGATGCCACCCATAGATCACCACATGAAAGGTGCTGGTATCGTTATAGATCCGGTTAGATATGATCACGTCTTTTTTGTTGCCGCCGATCAAACTTCCCAAGGCAAACCTGCTGCCTGAACTGTCGCGCTGCGCTGTTAGCATGTTATTATGCTTTATGAATACAGGTACAGTGTTCATGGCCGGGCTAGGCGGTATGGGTAACGGTGATAATTTCACTTGCGACTGGATGTAAATTGTGTTTACCATTTTACGCGTCGGCAACATGCATTTCAACTTATTCGCAACCCGCTGTGCAAGGGCGGGTGTCATGGGGCAATAAAAAAAGTCGCTGTCTGTACCAATGGCAAGATAATCCGGCGCGACATAATATTCTATGCTGTTAAGTTTGCCATTAAAAGTCGCTGTGTCGGTTACTTTAACCAACTGCCGGTAAAACTGGGGGATGTTGCCCCTTTTAATCTCTTTAAAGATAGCCTTTTCCCGCTGTTCTAAACTGATAGCAGTATCGGAGATGGATGCCGCGAATTGGCTGCCGGTTAAAGCGTTGCCCGGTCTGTCGCGAACGTGCAGTTTCTGACCGAAAACGTAAACCGGTGCAAACACTAACAGAACAAATAAAAACTTCATTTTATAAACTCGATGTTGCGTTTTAGTCCGGCATATTTGGTGCGCTTCACCGCGGAGTTTTTAAAAACCTTTTGAAAGGTGTCTTCTGTAATTTCGTGCCAATCCTGCGCAGTCATTCCTAACAGTTCTTCTTTCGGCTTAAAAGCCGGCTCTATATGCTCAATAGAAAATTTGTTCCATGGGCATACCGTTTGGCAAACATCGCAGCCAAATGCCCAGCCATCCATCTTATCCTGAAATTCTGCAGGTATCTCATTTTTTAATTCGATGGTGAGGTAGGATATACACCGGCTGCCATCTACCACCTGCGGCGCTATTATGGCTTCTGTAGGGCAGGCATCCAGGCAGCGCGTGCAGGTGCCACAGTGGTCAACGGTAGGGGCAATGTCGTATTCAAGATCCAGATCGACGATCAATTCGGCCAAAAAGAAAAACGAACCCGACTGCTTATTGATCAGGTTGCTGTTTTTGCCTACCCAACCCAAACCCGAACGTTTTGCCCAGGCTTTATCCAGCACAGGGGCAGAGTCTACAAAAGCCCGACCCCCAACCTCGCCAATTTCTTCATTGATCACTTCCAACAGTTCCTTCAGCTTCTCTTTAATAACAGAATGATAGTCGGCACCGTAAGCATAACGTGATATTTTAGGGGCGGTTGGGTCTTGCTGTAAATCATTTGTGTAATAATTCAGACCCAGTGAAATAACTGACCGTGCACCGTCTACCAGTAACCGGGGATCTAGCCGCTTGTCGAAGTAATTCTCCATATACTTCATTTCGCCATGCATACCGGCGTTAAGCCACGATTCAAGCCTTGGCGCCTCTTCCTCAAGAAAATCTGCTTTGGCAATGCCGCAAAACATAAAGCCCAGCCGCTGTGCGTGTTCTTTAATTAATTGGCTGTATTGTTGGCGCTTATCGGGCATTTATACAAAGATACAAACTCGTTAAATGATACAACCACACGATGTACAGGTCTTAATTTAAAAACAGATTGCCTTGCATGCTGTTGTAATAAAAAACTGACCACAATGCTGCAATTTATAAACGACCTGCCCGAAGATATAGTGGGCATCCATGCCGTTGGCGAAGTAACGAAGGACGAATACGAAAAAGTAGTAATTCCGCGAATTGAAGAATTAGTTGCCAGGCAGGACAAGATAAAATTTATGCTGGTTTTGGAAACCGACATTCAAAAGTTTACGCTTGGCGCGTTATGGAACGATGTGAAACTTGGCATCCAAAAGTTCACCAAGTGGAACCGCATAGCCATTGTAACCGACCAAAAAAGTGTGGAATGGTTTACTAACACTGCCGGCCTGCTGATACCAGGCAAAACCAAGGGCTTTACCCTTGCCGAACTGGACAAGGCCGTGAGCTGGATATCTGAAGACAATTAAAAATCAAAAATTATGAATACGGAAAATAGCAATAACCCCGATCCAAATAATAACCAGATCGCGGATACCGATAGCGGGAAGAAAAGCGGTGACACTTTAAACGAAAACACTGGTGCCGATACCGAAATATCAAAAGGCACCGAGCCAAATGTACAGGATAAACCTGATGAAACGCGTGTGGAAACAGTAACGCCGGGTTTTGAGAAAGGTGATGCTGGCGCACCTGAAGAGGATAAACCCGATGCCAACAAAGGTCAGAGCGGCAGCGACACGCCATCTTCTAACAAAGGACAAGGGCCATTAGGGGAAAACTTGTAGATGTGCAGATGTGTAGATGTGTAGGTGTGTAGGTGTGCAGTAAATTTTAACTGCTAATGTTAGCCGTTATCCATTTGCACATCTGCACATTTAAAATTTGCACATTATATTAATTGCACATTTAAAAGCTACCCCTAACGTTATTTCCAAACGTTTTTGTGCTCCAGTAACCGCTATCCAAAATACGGCGTACGGTCATCAGCGGGTCGTTAGCGTCGCGTTTTTCTGCCAGCTGGAACGCCAGTTTAAAACCGCGTTTGTGCAATTCAGGTAATCCCTGCTCGTTCCATAAACCAAATGGGTAAGCAAAGTATTTAACCTCTTTACCGGTTATCTCGGCCAGTTTTTTTGTCGGCTTATCTATTTGTGTTTCCCAATCCTTACCCGCAAATTTCTTAAAGTTATGATGGTCCCAGGTATGGCTGGCTATAACGTTGCCCTCGTCGCTTAATTGCTTGATCTGCTCTTTGCTCATATAATGCGGGCGACCGATAGAAACCGTCATGATAAAGAACACGCCCTTAAAACCATATTTTTTCATTTCGGGGCGGGCAATGGTAAACTGGTCTACATCGGTATCATCAAATGTAAGCATGATGGGCTTTTTCGGTAAAGCCGCGCCGTATGCCAGGTAATTGTATAGCTGGTCGGGCAAGATGGTGTGATAACCGCTGTCTGCCAGCATTTTCATATGGTCTTTAAAGGCCTGTATCTGAACGATATAATCCTTAGCGCCTTTCGAGTCGGTTGCTTTCCAATCCCGTATCTGGTGATAACAAACGATAGGCACCTGCGCGCGCGACATTATCGTTGCTTTTGAAGCAATGGGCCCTCCCGGCGACTTGCTTTCAACAGTGGTTACTTCTTCTGTCGATGTGGTTTTGGTAACGGTTGTTGAAGTTGATTTATCACTGTTGTTTGATTTGCAGGCAACTGTCGCCAACAGGCATAGGGGTAGGATAGATGACAATAATTTACTCATAAATAAATTTTTAGTACCGGCGAAAATAACGTTTTTGCTATACGGAGTATAAGTTGTTAATAAGTATTTGCGGTGTTAAAGGTTGGTTCTATCGGTTCACCAGATCCTGATAAAGCGCCAGAAATTCACCAAGGTCGCGCCCGTCTATCAAGGCGTGGTGCACATGTATGGAAAGCGGCATCGTCTTTTTTCCATTGGTGTCTGCGACTTTGCCGAATGATATCTTAGGGCAGCTGTCTTTAAATGCGAATAATCGGGCGTGTGAAAGTGCGGTAAAATCTATCCAGGGTAAGGCAGAGAATCTTATAACGTTTTCGGCACTTGAGCGCTGCAGATCTGTTTCCGTGGCAACGCGCTTCATTACCTTTCCTGCTTCAGTATTAAACTCTTCAAAAGTAGGGTAGTAAATAAAATCGCCGAACCCAAAGGTGCCGTTATCGCGCGCCAGCGCAGAGCCCGCATCTATACGGTCGAAACGGTAGAGCTCATCATCTAATATCCGTAATTTGAAAGCTTCTAACTGGTTGGAAGCAACCAGGCATTGGTACAGGTAATAAAGAAAAAAAGATGTACCGTTCGCCTTGCTGTATTGATATGCTCTAGTGCAATCTATGGTTACCGTCACGCCGTGATAAGGCTCTTCAAACTGCTTAAAGAAGTGAAAGTGTTCTCGGCGTTTCCAGTTAGATATGTCAACTTTATGTTTCATCTGTACTATTTGTCATTTACAGACATTGAATAAGGGTAGTCTGCCGGTTTTATTCCACGTGTTTTATTAGGCTGCGGCGACATGCTAAAGTTTACGGTCGCGCCTTTCATTAATCCGCTGTGGCTTAGCCAGTTTAAATCGTAAGGCTTACCGTTATAAGAAACTGCCCCGACATATCGGTTGATGCCATTATTTTGCGGCGCGTTAATGGTTACAATTTTACCGTTCTCTAAATGGAGGCTTACCTTCTTAAATAACGGCGCGCCCAAAACGTACTGATCTACCGCAGGACAAACAGGGTAGAAGCCCATAGCCGAAAACACATACCAAGCCGATGTTTGGCCGTTATCTTCATCCCCGCAATAGCCGTCGGGTGTTGCTTTGTACAAACGGTTCATGGCCTCACGCACCCAATATTGCGTTTTCCAGGGCTCGCCCGCGTAGTTATATAAGTAAATGATGTGTTGCGCTGGCTGGTTACCATGCGCGTACTGGCCCATGTTCATGATCTGCATTTCGCGTATCTCATGGATAACGCCCCCGTAGTAACTATCGTCAAATACTGGCGGGAGGATAAATATCGAATCGAGTTTATTTACAAACTTTTCGCGTCCGCCCATCAAATTCATCAAACCGTTTATGTCATGAAAAACCGACCACGAGTAATGCCAGCTATTACCTTCGGTGAAGGCATCGCCCCATTTAAACGGGTTGAATGGCAACTGGAAGCTGCCGTCTTGATTTTTGCCGCGCATTAATCCGCTTTGCGGGTCGAACAGGTTTTTGTAATTCATTGCTCGGCTTTTATATAAAGCAAGCTCTGCCGCGGGGCGATGTAAAGCCTTGCCAAGCTGGTAAATGGCAAAGTCGTCATAGGCGTATTCCAGGGTACGGGCCGCATTTTCGTTTATCTTTACATCGTAAGGCACATAACCTAATTCGTTATAGTATTTTACTCCATAACGGCCAACTGCGGATATCGGTCCCTCGTTATTGGCGCCATGCAGCAGGGCTTCATACAATTTGTTGATGTCATATCCGCGGAGACCTTTCGCATAAGCATCAGACACAACAGATGCCGAGTTATTGCCCACCATAATATCCGCATAACCCGGGCTCGACCATTCGGGCAGCCAGCCGCCTTCTTTGTAATCGTTGATGAGCCCTTGCTGCATTTCATTATTGATAGAAGGGTACATTAGATTTAAGAAAGGATATAATGCCCTGAACGTATCCCAAAACCCTGTGCCGCCAAACATGTAGCCGGGTTTTACCTCGCCGTTGTAAGGGCTGTAGTGAACTATCTGATTCTTAGCATTTACCTCATACAGTTTGTTCGGGAAGAAAAGCATCCTGTAAAGGCACGAGTAGAACGTCCGCATCTGATCTATGGTGCCGCCCTCAACCTGCACTTTACTTAACGTTTTATTCCAAACCGCTTTAGCTTTTTGTTCGGTAACATCGAAGCTATCGTTAGCTAATTCTCGATTCAGGTTTAGCTCTGCCTGCTCGAAACTGATGAATGATGATGCAACTTTTAAGTGCACCTGCTCACCTTTACTGGTCTTGAAGCCAATAATAGCACCGGCGTGATTAACAGAAAGTTCAAGCGAGTCGTTGGCGGCTATGTTTTTGCCATTAGTGGCGTGCTTAAAAGTGAAAGGCTTATCGACATAGATCACAAAGTAATCTTTAAAGTTGGTAAGCTTACCGCGGGCATAACGGGTAGAGTAACCGATTACCTTTTGCTCTTTCGGGATGATCTTGATGTAAGAACCTTTATCCAGCGCGTCGACAACTATGAATGAGCTGTCGGTTTTAGGAAAGGTAAACCTGAACTGCGCAGCGCGTTCGGTTGGTGTAATCTCTGCGGTAACATCATGGTCAGCGAGGTAAACGCTGTAATAATATGGCTTCGAAACCTCTGCCTTGTGGCTAAACCAACTGGCGCGATCGTCCTGGTTAAATTTCGCTTTGCCGGTTACCGCCATTATCGCAAACTGGCCGTAATCATTCATCCACGGCGAAGGCTGGTGCGTTTGCTTAAAGCCACGTATCTTATCAGCGTCATAAGTATACATCCAGCCGTTGCCCATAACACCCGTTTGCGGCGACCAGGTATTCATGCCCCAGGGCAGGGCGACAGCAGGGTAGGTGTTACCGTTTGATAACGATGGTTTAGACATGCTGCCCATCAAGGGGTTGACCCATTCAACGGGGTCTGCAACTTTTTCAACCATTTGTGCAAAGCAGTGAAAGCCGGCAAGCAATAACGGCAGCAATGATATTTTCTTCATAGGTGTGATGATTAGAACAAAGATGGGTTGCCGCCCGTGCGGAACAAACCCAAGTGTTTGTATGCAAAATCTGTAACCTCGCGGCCGCGGGCGGTACGCATCAGGTAGCCTTCCTGTATCAGGAATGGCTCATACACTTCTTCAATGGTACCCTCGTCTTCGCCAACCGCGGTTGCAATGGTTTTAAGCCCAACTGGTCCGCCTTTAAACTTATTTATAATGGTAACCAGTATCTTGTTGTCCATTTCATCGAGGCCGTGCTCATCTACGTTTAACGCGTTAAGCGCATATTTCGCAATCTCGGGATCGATACTGCCGTTGCCTTTAATCTGGGCAAAATCGCGCGTGCGGCGAAGCAGAGCATTAGCGATACGGGGTGTGCCGCGGCTGCGGCGGGCAATTTCAAACGCGCCTTCTTCGGTGATTGGTGTGCGTAAAATATCTGCGGAGCGTAACACAATTGTCGTCAACAATTTAGCGTCATAGTATTCGAGCCTCGAGTTGATACCAAAGCGCGCACGTAAAGGCGCGGTAAGCAAACCCGAGCGCGTGGTAGCACCAACAAGTGTAAAAGGATTAAGTGTGATCTGCACCGAGCGGGCGTTGGGGCCGCTCTCCAGCATGATGTCAATCTTAAAGTCCTCCATGGCGGAGTATAAGTACTCCTCAACCAATGGACTTAAGCGGTGTATTTCGTCAATAAAAAGAATATCGCCGGGTTCCAGGTTTGTAAGCAGGCCCGCCAGGTCGCCGGGTTTGTCCAAAACAGGACCGGATGTGATCTTAATACCCACGCCCATTTCATTTGCGATAATATGCGAAAGAGTAGTTTTGCCTAATCCGGGAGGACCATGCAGCAGTACGTGGTCAAGCGCTTCGCCACGCTGGCGGGCTGCCTGAACAAATATTTTAAGGTTTGCTAATATTTTATGCTGACCGGTAAAGTCCTCGAATGCCTGCGGCCGCAACACTTTTTCAATATCACGCTCTGCCGGACTGAGGC
It encodes the following:
- a CDS encoding polysaccharide deacetylase family protein gives rise to the protein MSKLLSSILPLCLLATVACKSNNSDKSTSTTVTKTTSTEEVTTVESKSPGGPIASKATIMSRAQVPIVCYHQIRDWKATDSKGAKDYIVQIQAFKDHMKMLADSGYHTILPDQLYNYLAYGAALPKKPIMLTFDDTDVDQFTIARPEMKKYGFKGVFFIMTVSIGRPHYMSKEQIKQLSDEGNVIASHTWDHHNFKKFAGKDWETQIDKPTKKLAEITGKEVKYFAYPFGLWNEQGLPELHKRGFKLAFQLAEKRDANDPLMTVRRILDSGYWSTKTFGNNVRGSF
- a CDS encoding GH92 family glycosyl hydrolase; translation: MKKISLLPLLLAGFHCFAQMVEKVADPVEWVNPLMGSMSKPSLSNGNTYPAVALPWGMNTWSPQTGVMGNGWMYTYDADKIRGFKQTHQPSPWMNDYGQFAIMAVTGKAKFNQDDRASWFSHKAEVSKPYYYSVYLADHDVTAEITPTERAAQFRFTFPKTDSSFIVVDALDKGSYIKIIPKEQKVIGYSTRYARGKLTNFKDYFVIYVDKPFTFKHATNGKNIAANDSLELSVNHAGAIIGFKTSKGEQVHLKVASSFISFEQAELNLNRELANDSFDVTEQKAKAVWNKTLSKVQVEGGTIDQMRTFYSCLYRMLFFPNKLYEVNAKNQIVHYSPYNGEVKPGYMFGGTGFWDTFRALYPFLNLMYPSINNEMQQGLINDYKEGGWLPEWSSPGYADIMVGNNSASVVSDAYAKGLRGYDINKLYEALLHGANNEGPISAVGRYGVKYYNELGYVPYDVKINENAARTLEYAYDDFAIYQLGKALHRPAAELALYKSRAMNYKNLFDPQSGLMRGKNQDGSFQLPFNPFKWGDAFTEGNSWHYSWSVFHDINGLMNLMGGREKFVNKLDSIFILPPVFDDSYYGGVIHEIREMQIMNMGQYAHGNQPAQHIIYLYNYAGEPWKTQYWVREAMNRLYKATPDGYCGDEDNGQTSAWYVFSAMGFYPVCPAVDQYVLGAPLFKKVSLHLENGKIVTINAPQNNGINRYVGAVSYNGKPYDLNWLSHSGLMKGATVNFSMSPQPNKTRGIKPADYPYSMSVNDK
- the queG gene encoding tRNA epoxyqueuosine(34) reductase QueG; protein product: MPDKRQQYSQLIKEHAQRLGFMFCGIAKADFLEEEAPRLESWLNAGMHGEMKYMENYFDKRLDPRLLVDGARSVISLGLNYYTNDLQQDPTAPKISRYAYGADYHSVIKEKLKELLEVINEEIGEVGGRAFVDSAPVLDKAWAKRSGLGWVGKNSNLINKQSGSFFFLAELIVDLDLEYDIAPTVDHCGTCTRCLDACPTEAIIAPQVVDGSRCISYLTIELKNEIPAEFQDKMDGWAFGCDVCQTVCPWNKFSIEHIEPAFKPKEELLGMTAQDWHEITEDTFQKVFKNSAVKRTKYAGLKRNIEFIK
- a CDS encoding SpoIIAA family protein, translated to MLQFINDLPEDIVGIHAVGEVTKDEYEKVVIPRIEELVARQDKIKFMLVLETDIQKFTLGALWNDVKLGIQKFTKWNRIAIVTDQKSVEWFTNTAGLLIPGKTKGFTLAELDKAVSWISEDN
- a CDS encoding chloramphenicol acetyltransferase, with the translated sequence MKHKVDISNWKRREHFHFFKQFEEPYHGVTVTIDCTRAYQYSKANGTSFFLYYLYQCLVASNQLEAFKLRILDDELYRFDRIDAGSALARDNGTFGFGDFIYYPTFEEFNTEAGKVMKRVATETDLQRSSAENVIRFSALPWIDFTALSHARLFAFKDSCPKISFGKVADTNGKKTMPLSIHVHHALIDGRDLGEFLALYQDLVNR
- the ruvB gene encoding Holliday junction branch migration DNA helicase RuvB, which codes for MNEHLDPERERLSPAERDIEKVLRPQAFEDFTGQHKILANLKIFVQAARQRGEALDHVLLHGPPGLGKTTLSHIIANEMGVGIKITSGPVLDKPGDLAGLLTNLEPGDILFIDEIHRLSPLVEEYLYSAMEDFKIDIMLESGPNARSVQITLNPFTLVGATTRSGLLTAPLRARFGINSRLEYYDAKLLTTIVLRSADILRTPITEEGAFEIARRSRGTPRIANALLRRTRDFAQIKGNGSIDPEIAKYALNALNVDEHGLDEMDNKILVTIINKFKGGPVGLKTIATAVGEDEGTIEEVYEPFLIQEGYLMRTARGREVTDFAYKHLGLFRTGGNPSLF